In Panacibacter microcysteis, the genomic stretch CCGTTTATGTAGCGACTCTTTCAGTCTGGTGTAAACCTCCGTTTATATAGAACGGATTAAGGTTGAAAAAAAGGCAATAATATGCGTAAAGCTTGTCTGTATTTTGATAGCACGAGATTACGATTTATCTAAAAAAGCAAAAACCGTTTTTTACACGTAAAAAAACGTGTAAAAAACGGTTGACGGTTACCGGAAGAATTTATAGGGCAATAAAAGTTACCCCATTTCCTTTTGACGGAACATTGGTTGCAGATGCATAAACCCTAGTAATACTTTTAGCTTAATGCGTTGCGCAGTAACGCAACAATATGGGCTTCGAGTAACTCGGGGGATAAATCGTCTTTAGGCAGGTTTATTGCACTGTTGTAGTGCTTTTTTGCAGCCTTTTCTGCTTTTGCATGATTGTTTGACATGACTGAAATCGTGTTTTTTTCGGTGTGTTTTTCGGTTATAGATCGCATAAAATACATTTTTAATATCTGTTATAAGATACGATATTACAATAAGTAAGGTTGTTAATGAATGTGATTTTTCACGCACGAAGCGGTGATTTTACACAATCATTGTGTTTTTCTTTATAAAATGTGGATAAGTGGAGTACTAGCGAAAATTGTATAGCCAGTTCGAAAAGAAATTCCAGATGAATACGCAGCCAATTGCCAATGCTTTGGCAATATAAAAACGAATTTTAAGTTTTTCGTGAAAAAAATATAGCAGGCCGTTGTTGAGCAGTAAACCGACCAGGCTAAATAAAACGAACTTACCGAACTCCGGCAGCCAGTTTTGATTGCTGTGGAAGGTCCAGTACCGGTTAATAAGATAATTATTGATTACCGCCAGCGTGAAACCACATGAATTCGCAATGTACTGGTTCCATTTAATTTTTTCTCTAACCAGCCAGGTTATGCTAAAGTCAATTACCATTCCAATAATACCGGTAATGCCAAAACGCAGCAGTTTATAGAATGTTTCTAAGTTAAATTCGTTCATCAGAATTTTTTTGAGCCAGATAATATTCGCTCATATCCTTTGTATTATTGGAGCAATTGCAACAGTACCATTTTTTTTGTTGTGTTGCTTCTTGTTGCAGGATTTAAAAACTCACCGGTGAGCATACTTATTCTAAAATAATCAAACTCGTGCAGTATGTTAAACTTGATACCTGCGTTGTTTAAACTTTCCAGTCTTTCTACACCGGTATATATAACGGCTGATTTATTTGCTACTGCAAAAGCCTTTACATCGGATGCATTGTAGAGCCAGTCAGGTTCGCCATTTGCATAAAATTCGAAGGAATGCATAAAATCCATGTACATGGCGTATGGCGCTTTGTAATTATTTTCTTTTAACCAGTTTGCTGCAGCAAGGCCGGACTGGTACTTGAAAAGGTAGGGGTACAGGCAAAAGTTTAAAAACGGGTATAAGATTATACCAAAAGCAAAGCTTCTGAATATTGTATTGATAAATATTGATTTGCCAAACAGTATGAGTGTGGCTGCTATTGCAATTAACACCAATAGAATGATGAGCCATTTATATGGCATCTGCAGAAAAATGGCCAGAAAGCTGATCAATGCTGCAGCGATAATCAGCAAAACGGTCTGTGTTATACTGATAGCTTTTTGTGCGCGGGGTGCGTTGTTCTCAAAAACTTTTACCAGGTAATCAGCAGCTATAATGGAGAAATGCGGAAATAAGATGATAATGTAGTGCGGCAGTTGAAATTTTGATAAAGAGAACAATAAAAAAGTTAATGCTGCACTTCCAAAAATAATCCATTGCGCTTTTTTTGCAAGCCGGTTATGTTTTGTAAAGAGTCTTACAATGCCTGTGTATAATATTACAGACCATGGCAAAAAAGCCCATAGCGTAGTGTGCAGGAAAAAGCTGATGTCGCCGCTGCCTTGTATGGGTCCGGTATTAAAAAATCTTCCAAACTGGCTGTCCCAAAAGAAAAATTTTATACCAGACACATTGGTGGTACCAAAAACCAGTTTTTCAGGATGTGCGTCAAACTGTGCGTAGAGGCAGTACAATTCAGGCGTAATGAATACCAGCACAAGAATAACCATAAGATACCACCTGTAATTGATAAACTCTTTCCATTCCCTGTTTATGATCCAGTACACAACAAAACCGCCTGATATGGTGAGTAGCGCAAATATGCCTTTAGTCATTACGGCACAGGCCGCCAGTAAGGCCGCCAGTAGCAGATGCGCCGGTTTTTTGTTCCGGTATACCCTGTACATGTAATAGATGCTGCCAATAGTTAGTGTTGTAAGGTAAGGTTCGGCTCTTACATCAAAGTTTGCCAGTACAGCGTGCAGGGCAATGACATAAATAAGCACAGAAACCATTGCAACCGCCTCATTGTATAGTTGCTTTGCCAGCAGGTATGTAAACCTTAAACCAACAAGCCAGAAGATAAAAGCAGGAAATTTATAAGCAAAAGAGTTGATGCCAAAAATCTTAAAACTTAAAGCCGTAATCCAAAATGGAAAATGCGGCTTGTCAAGCCAGTCATGATCATCGCCAATAAGATTGATCCAGTCATTGCTAAGCGCCATGTGTTTGGATATAGCAGCATACAATGTACCATCAGGTTCAAGTACCGCATTGAATAAACCTGTTGCATTTAACAGTACTCCAATAATAACAAGTAAAGGAAAATAACGACGTAATGTAATTTGCATTGCAGGTATTTTGCTGTGCTTAAATAGACTGCAAATTAAACGTATGCTGCAACAGTTTAAAACCTAACTATTGTGTGTTTCCTGTTAATGCACATATGCACATTTTTTTGTGGACAAACGCGGTATGCAACAAGGTAATGAATTGGTATCTTTATTGTTGCTAAAGATTGTGTCATCAATATTATCTTATTATTATCATTCTGGTCAGGCTGACGACTTCAAACATGCAATTGTAGTTTTACTAAAACAATATGCCATGAATTTATTATTACAGAACCATGAATCGTATCCCCTAAAGGATAGAAAGCAATTAAATGTAGCGTTACTGGCAGGTGGCGAAGTTGTTTTGAATATGTTATACGATGTGCCATTACATACGGCACGGCTGGAAAGCGGCGTTTCCCGCAGGATGTTTATGGTGTACAAAGAAGGTAAGCGCTTTCCTAAGCATGTTTTTAAAAATGAGTATGGGTTCGATGTTGGTATGATCGACCCGCAGGCCGCCTATAATAATTACGGATGCGTTCAGCTGTATGGCAATGCATTTTATTATAACCTCGATTTTATAAAGGAAAAAACTTTAACGCTTTCGCGTTTGCCGGATGCTCCGCCACTGCTTACCGTAAAGCTTGATAGTTACAGTGCGGGCATTAATGGTTTGCCAGACGATTACTATCATTTTTTACTGGCCAGCCTTTGCTGGTTTGTAGAGTTACCTGCAAAAGAAGAAGTGCTCAACACAAATATTTATTCAAACAAATCAGGCGCGGTGCGTGTATAACGTGTACAACGATCACATAAAAAAAGCGGCAAATAAATGTTGCCGCTTTTTTTATAATGGTACAGGCTGCATTGCTACTATTTGGCTGTTGTTGTGTCACTCACTTGTACGCCTCTGCCGCTATGCAGCAAGTGTGCTAACCTGTTGCAGCGTTAAAGACAGGTTTATGGTAAACCGGGAAGTTGACAGAGTTTGCAATAAAACAAAGTTCATTCGCTTTTTTATGTAGTGCCGTAGCTTTTTCTGCAAGCGTAATATCAGCTAATGTAATAACAGGTGCTAAAGTGATTTCCGTAAAATGCCCGCCGCCATCCGCGGTTTCAACCATTGTTCCGGCTGCATTATCAACGTATGCCGTTACCACAATGCCGGCTTCTGCACACAGGTGTAAATACCACAGCATATGGCACGATGAAACAGATGCCACCAATAACAGTTCGGGGTTGTATTTCGTTTTATCTCCCCTGAATGCGGGATCAGCGGTGCAGTATATAGCTGTTCTGTTCTCAGCTATTATGGTATGGCTTCTTTCGTAAGCTGCATATTGCGAAGTACCGGTGCCTTTGTTACCTGTCCATTGAGTGGTGATATTATAATTATGTGTGCGTGTTGTCATTGGTTGTATGTTTATAATTTACACGAAAATTTCCATTCCTTATATTCTTTTCTCATGCAATGTGCGCAAGGCCGGTAACCGTTTTGCAGCGCTTCTTCTGCCGACTTAAAAAATACACGGTTTTCTTTGTTCATTTTTTTGCCGGACCTGCATGAAAGTTTTCCGTAAATATATAATTGTTTATTCCCCGCGCAGGCGATATCCCTGTTTTTAATCAGGCTTCGCAATTGTAGTGGACTAATGCCGGTGTGGTGCAGCATTAGTTGTTGTTTGTGTTTGTTCTTGCTGCCTCCCAACCTATGATTGCTGCTTTTCTTGTGGGCCCCCACATGTAGCCGCCAATACTGCCGCCGGATTGTATTACACGGTGACAAGGAATAAGATAAGCTACAGGGTTACTGCCTATTGCAGTGCCTACGGCTCTTGCTGCGGCAGGCTTTTCAACCTGCTGTGCAATTGCGCCATAAGTGGAAAGTTGACCCATTGGAATTTTCAGCAAAGCTTCCCAAACCTTTAGTTGAAAAGGTGTGCCTTTCAGGTGTAGCTTTATTTCATGCAGCCGGCTCCAGTCTTGTGTAAAAATGTACAGGGCGTTTTGCTGAAAGAGGTCTGTCATCTGTTTGAATACTGCATTTGGGAATTGTGCCCGCAACAAACTCAATGCTTCGCGTTCATCATGTATAAATGCAGTATAACAAATGCCCCTGGCTGTTGATGCTATGAGTATATTGCCAAAAAGCGTTTCCGCATAACTGTAATTTATTCCAAGGTTTTCGCCGCCGTTTTTGAATTCGCCCGGCGTCATGCCTTCAATATTGATGAATAGGTCGTGCAACCTTCCGGTACCAGACAGGCCAGTTTCAAAAGCTGCATCAGATAAGGTTGCCTGTTGCTGTCGAAGGATGTCTTTGGCGTATTCAATACTCAGATACTGCAGAAATTTTTTCGGGCTTACGCCGGCCCATGCTGTGAACATTCGTTGAAAATGATGCGGACTTAAATGAATATGGGCGGCAACATCTTCCAGTTCGGGCTGTTCTTTAAAATGTTGCCTGATGTATGCAATGGCTTCGGCTATCCTGCTGTAATTGATATTATGCGGTTGCATAGTAAAAGTTTATTACACGAAAGTAACAGCCTGCTTAACGAAGATAAACCCGAAACTTGCGGTTTTTTTCTGCTGTATGTTACACGCGCAGTTGCCGAAAAAGGTTATACAGTACAAGAGTGCGACGCAACAGGCGATGCCACATATACTGCTGCCTGGCCCATCATCATTATTCCTTTACCAGCTGTGCCGCGGTCTTTTTTATATCTGCCGTAATGTTGATGATAAAATTGAACTGGTCTGCTATTGATTTATATTCTGACAATGCTTTTTTGGTACTGCTTTCGAGTATACCATTTTGCAGCTCCTGTTTTCTTGTTTTCAATAACTCATCAAGCCTTTGCTGCACTTTGTTTTCTGTAAGTGTTGTTGTAGCCGGCAGCGGTTGATGCTGCTGTATGGTTTGCGCGGCATTATCGAGCGTTGATACCGTGGTATTGATGATAGGTACAAAATCTGCTGAGACATACTTTTCTGCGAGCGGTTTTACATAGTAGGAAAGTGTGGCAATATGCGAGGTGAGCATATGATTCTGCACAACAAACTGGTGTACCAGTTTGATGTTTTTTCTTTTGCTTTTTGGTTCAGAAAGCATGCGGGTAAACGCATCTGAAAGATTAGCCAATGCAACAAAGGCATTCTTGCGGCTTACTTTATAACTGGTAACGGTTACAGGCTCGCCGATGAACGCCACTGCTATGTCTTTAAAATAATTCCTGTTGCTTTCGATAACCTGGCT encodes the following:
- a CDS encoding Ada metal-binding domain-containing protein, whose amino-acid sequence is MLHHTGISPLQLRSLIKNRDIACAGNKQLYIYGKLSCRSGKKMNKENRVFFKSAEEALQNGYRPCAHCMRKEYKEWKFSCKL
- a CDS encoding methylated-DNA--[protein]-cysteine S-methyltransferase encodes the protein MQPHNINYSRIAEAIAYIRQHFKEQPELEDVAAHIHLSPHHFQRMFTAWAGVSPKKFLQYLSIEYAKDILRQQQATLSDAAFETGLSGTGRLHDLFINIEGMTPGEFKNGGENLGINYSYAETLFGNILIASTARGICYTAFIHDEREALSLLRAQFPNAVFKQMTDLFQQNALYIFTQDWSRLHEIKLHLKGTPFQLKVWEALLKIPMGQLSTYGAIAQQVEKPAAARAVGTAIGSNPVAYLIPCHRVIQSGGSIGGYMWGPTRKAAIIGWEAARTNTNNN
- a CDS encoding GtrA family protein, which produces MNEFNLETFYKLLRFGITGIIGMVIDFSITWLVREKIKWNQYIANSCGFTLAVINNYLINRYWTFHSNQNWLPEFGKFVLFSLVGLLLNNGLLYFFHEKLKIRFYIAKALAIGCVFIWNFFSNWLYNFR
- a CDS encoding ArnT family glycosyltransferase: MQITLRRYFPLLVIIGVLLNATGLFNAVLEPDGTLYAAISKHMALSNDWINLIGDDHDWLDKPHFPFWITALSFKIFGINSFAYKFPAFIFWLVGLRFTYLLAKQLYNEAVAMVSVLIYVIALHAVLANFDVRAEPYLTTLTIGSIYYMYRVYRNKKPAHLLLAALLAACAVMTKGIFALLTISGGFVVYWIINREWKEFINYRWYLMVILVLVFITPELYCLYAQFDAHPEKLVFGTTNVSGIKFFFWDSQFGRFFNTGPIQGSGDISFFLHTTLWAFLPWSVILYTGIVRLFTKHNRLAKKAQWIIFGSAALTFLLFSLSKFQLPHYIIILFPHFSIIAADYLVKVFENNAPRAQKAISITQTVLLIIAAALISFLAIFLQMPYKWLIILLVLIAIAATLILFGKSIFINTIFRSFAFGIILYPFLNFCLYPYLFKYQSGLAAANWLKENNYKAPYAMYMDFMHSFEFYANGEPDWLYNASDVKAFAVANKSAVIYTGVERLESLNNAGIKFNILHEFDYFRISMLTGEFLNPATRSNTTKKMVLLQLLQ
- a CDS encoding OsmC family protein; this translates as MTTRTHNYNITTQWTGNKGTGTSQYAAYERSHTIIAENRTAIYCTADPAFRGDKTKYNPELLLVASVSSCHMLWYLHLCAEAGIVVTAYVDNAAGTMVETADGGGHFTEITLAPVITLADITLAEKATALHKKANELCFIANSVNFPVYHKPVFNAATG